Genomic segment of Streptosporangium sp. NBC_01755:
GGGTATCGCCCGCACGTTCCAGAACATCCGCCTGTTCCACAACATGACGGCCATCGAGAACGTCATGGTGGGCGCGGACGCGCACCACAAGTCTGGAATGGTCAGCGTGGCGCTGGGGCTTCCCTGGCACCGCAGGGCCGAGCGCGACGGGCGTGCGCTGGCGATGGAGCTGCTCGACTTCGTCGGCATCTCGCGCCGTGCGCAGGACCACGCCAAGAACCTGCCCTACGGTGACCAGCGCCGTCTGGAGATCGCCCGCGCTCTGGCGACCAACCCGAAGCTGCTGCTGCTGGACGAGCCCGCCGCCGGTATGAACCCGGCGGAGAAGGTGGCGCTGCAGCAGCTGATCCGGGACATCCGCGACGCCGGGCGGACGATTCTGATCATCGAGCACGACATGAGCCTCATCATGGGCATCAGCGACCGCATCGCGGTGCTGGACTTCGGCCAGAAGATCGCCGATGGCCTGCCGGACGAGGTGCGGACCGACCCTCGGGTCGTCGAGGCGTATTTGGGGGCTCCCGCCGATGCTTCTTGAGGTCAAGGACATCCATGTCCACTACGGCAAGATCGAGGCGCTCAAGGGCATCTCGGTCGAGGTGAACGAGGGCGAGATCGTCACGCTCATCGGGGCGAACGGGGCGGGTAAGACCACGACCCTGAAGACGATCTCGGGCCTGCGTCCGCTGTCGTCGGGGGGCATCACCTTCGACGGCAATGACATCAGCAAGATGCCCGGCCACAAGCGGGTCGTCGCGGGTTTGGGGCAGGCGCCCGAGGGCCGGGGTGTGTTCCCGGGCATGACGGTGCAGGACAACCTGCTCATGGGTGCCTATACCCGCTCGGGTGATTTCAGCACCGACCTGGACGAGGTCTACGAGCTGTTCCCCCGCCTGAAGGAGCGCAGGACCCAGATGGGCGGCACGATGTCCGGAGGTGAGCAGCAGATGCTCGCCATCGGCCGCGCGCTGATGGCCAAGCCCAAGCTGCTCCTGCTTGACGAGCCGTCGATGGGCCTGGCGCCGCTGATCGTGCAGCAGATCTTCTCGATCATCGAGGAGATCAACCGCCGGGGCACCACGGTGCTGCTGGTGGAGCAGAACGCCCAGCAGGCGCTGAAGCTGGCCCACCGCGCCTACGTCCTGGAGACCGGGAAGGTGGTCAAGAGCGCGCCCGCGGACGAGCTGCTCAACGACCCCGCCGTGCAGGCCGCCTACCTGGGCGGTGGAGTGTCGCAGGACCTGGTCGAGGAGGGGGCGGGTGCTCCCGCCGCTGCCTCGGCTCCGGAGGAGCAGGCCTGACCCGGCGCCTTTCATGGCAGATGGACGGGCCCGCCGCGCGTCGGCGCGCGGTGGGCCCGCACATGTCGGGGAGGCTCAGGACAGCGGTACCCGCACGCCGTCGGTGGTGCCCCCAACGCCGAGGGGCGGGTCGCCGAACAGCATGATCGCGGAGACCTTCGCCTCGGCGGGGATGTCGTACCACAGGTCCATTTCGATCCTGACCTGGGCGCCGAGCGGAAGCGTGTCCGGCTGCCGCTTGATGGCCTGCGCGAACTTGTCGATCGCGTGGACGGTGCCGTCGGCGGTGATGAGCTTCTGCCGCTTGGCGTCGAAGCGGGAGTTGGTGCGGCCGGGGTTCTCCACGAGGATCCGTACGACCACGTATTGGCCCTTGGCCTGCCACTCGGCGTGGCTGCCGAAGAAGCCGCTCAGCCCCTTCTGCAGGCCGATCACCTGGAACCGGGTGTCGCCGTCGGTCACCGGCGCGGCCCTGACGGGGCTCTCGCCCGGCCGTACCGGGCGCGGCGGGAGCTCGTAGGTCGGGGTGGGGGTGGCCGAGGGGGAGGCGGATGCGACCGGTCCCTCTCCGGTGCAGCCGGACAGGACGGTGGCGGTGAGAGCGGCACCGCTGAACAGGATCATGAGGGCACGCATATCGGGCAACGTAACCGAGTCCGGCTCCGAGGTTCAACGGCTCGCCCGGATGGCGTTGGCGATCAGGCAAGTGCTCGCATCCCGATCCGTACCGGAGCAGGGTGTGGGACGGGGGGCTCCTGACACGGTTGTTGTCCGAATTGTGTCATACCGGTGATCTGCACGATTGTGCAGGTGATGGAGCATGACCTGCACTGAGGTATCCATACAAGAAGCGACATTGACCGTAAGGAGGCCTTTGTGGGCCTAAGTTTTGTTTCCCGTCGTGCGCTTACGGTGGGCGCGATGGTCGTCGCCGGTGCGCTCGGCCTCGCGGCCTGCGGTGGTGGCGAGGCCACCACCGCGAGCCCGAGCGATGGTGCCTCGGCGAGTGCTCCCGCGGCCGCGGCCGGCCCGCAGGTGATCACCCCTGGCAAGCTGACCACGTGCACCAACCTGCCCTACGAGCCGTTCCAGTTCAAGGAGGGTGACAAGGTCGTCGGCTTCGACGTCGACATCGTCGACCTGGCGGCCAAGAAGCTCGGCCTGACACAGGAGATCGTCGACATCGACTTCGCCGTCATCAAGAGTGGCGCGGCGATGGCGGCGGGCAAGTGTGACGTGGCCGCCGCCGGTATGACGATCACCGAGGAGCGCAAGGCCAACATCGACTTCTCCGAGCCCTACTTCGACGCCACGCAGGCACTGCTGGCCAAGAAGGGCGCCGGCGTCGCGACCCTGGAGGAGGTCAAGGCCAAGGGCCTCAAGCTCGGCGCCCAGGCCTCGACCACGGGCCTCGACTACGTCAAGGGCAAGGGCATGGACCCGAAGGAGTTCGCCGACTCTCCCAAGGAACTGCTCGGCCTGCAGTCCGGCCAGGTCGACGTGATCGTCCAGGACCTTCCCGTCGTCCTGACCTGGCTGAAGAAGCCCGAGATCGCGGAGAAGTTCGAGCTGGTCGCCAGCCTCGACACCGGCGAGCAGTACGGCGTCGGCCTGAAGAAGGGCGCCGACCCGGTCCTGCTCAAGGCGATCAACGACGCGATCACCACGGCCAAGTCGGACGGCACCTACGAGCAGATCTTCGTCAAGTGGTTCGGTAAGAAGCCCGGGGAGCTCGGCTAACCGATGACGGACCAGCCAACGACGACCGAGCCCACTCCCGGTGGGGGCGCCCCCGCCGGGAGTGGGCTCAGTCCCCGTAAGAGACAGCAGATCAGCCGGGCCGTCCAATACGTCGTACTGGCGGCCGTGGTCGTCTTCCTGGCCCTGAGCATCGAGTGGGCCGAACTCGGCAAGAACTTCGCCAGACTCGACGTCGCGGAGAAGACGCTTCCCGAACTGTTCACGATCGCGCTGAAGAACACGATCATCTACTCGGTCGGCGGTTTCGTCTTCGCCTTCCTGCTCGGTCTGCTGTTCGCGCTGATGCGGATGTCGTCGGTGCGGCCCTACCGGTGGATCGCGATCGCCTACATCGAGATCTTCCGCGGCCTGCCCGCGCTGCTGATCTTCCTGCTCATCCTGTTCCTGCCCCTGGCCCTGAGCGGCTTCCAGGTGCCGGGCGGCACCTACGGCGAGGGCATCCTGGGTCTGACGATCGTCGGTTCGGCCTACATGGCCGAGACGCTCAGGGCGGGACTCCAGGCGGTGCCCAAGGGGCAGATGGAGGCGGCGCGCTCGCTGGGCATGTCGTACACGCGGGCCATGATCTCCATCGTCATCCCGCAGGCCGTGCGCATCGTGATCCCGCCGACGACCAACCAGTTCGTGTCCCTGCTCAAGGACTCCTCGCTGGTGCTGTTCCTCGGTGTCTCCGGTGACTACGTCGAGCTCACGAAGTTCGGCAACGACATGGCCTCGACCCATGCCAACGCCACGCCCATCCTGGTCGTGGGCGTGACATACCTTCTGGTCACCATCCCGCTGGGCTATCTCGCGTCCCGGCTGGAGAAGCGCCAGGCGAAGGGACGGTGACTCCGGTGAACCACGCGGTCGAGATCCGTGACCTGCACAAGCGCTTCGGCAAGCTGGAGGTTCTCAAGGGCATCGACTTCGCCGTCGACCCCGGCCAGGTGGTCTGCGTCATCGGCCCCTCGGGGTCGGGCAAGTCCACGTTGCTGCGCTGTGTGAACCTGCTGGAGCAGCCGACGTCGGGGAGGGTGGTCGTCCACGGAGTGGAGCTGACCGACCGCGACGTCGACATCGACGCCGCCCGCCGCGGCATCGGGATGGTCTTCCAGCAGTTCAACCTGTTTCCGCACATGACAGTCCTGCAGAACGTGATCGTCTCGCAGCGCCGGGTGCTGAAGCGGGGCAAGGCCGAGGCCGAGAAGATCGCCAGGGAGAACCTGGACAAGGTCGGCATCGGTGAGAAGTGCGACGCCTATCCCACCCAGCTCTCCGGCGGCCAGCAGCAGCGGGTGGCCATCGCCAGGGCGCTGGCCATGAGCCCGGCGCTGATGCTCTTCGACGAGCCCACCTCGGCGCTCGACCCGGAACTCGTCGGTGACGTGCTCACTGTCATGCGCAAGCTCGCCGAGGAGGGGATGACGATGCTCGTGGTCACCCACGAGATGGCGTTCGCCCGCGACGTGGCCGACCGGGTGGTGTTCATGGACGGCGGCGTGATCGTGGAGGACGGCACCCCGGAGCAGGTGATCGGCGCTCCGCGGCACGAGCGCACGAAGACCTTCCTGCGCCGCGTGCTCGACCCGACGCACACGGATATCTGAGCCTCACGTCGCACGGCCCGTGCCCGCTCGGCGCGGGCCGTGCGCGTTCACGCGGTACGGGCGGTACGGGGCGGTTGCGCGGGTGCCCGCGAGCCCACCGGACGCGGAGGGGCGGCGCACCGGAGCGTGATCGGGGCGGGCCGTTCGGAGAGGCCGACGGGGCGGCCATCTCACGAGCCCGGGGGAGGCCTTTGGCGCCGTATGGAGCTTCCCCGACCCCGTACGTTTTCTACTCGGCCTCCCCGCGGGCATCGCCGTCACCCACCGTAGCGGAATCGTCGCCCGACAATGGCAAAAAGGCGATCCGGGTGTGTTCAGGCGTCGCGCAGCATGCAGCTGAGGCGCGCGCTGCACACCCGGCGGTCCTGCTCGTCGACGATCTCGATGTCGTAGCTGGTGAGCGTCCGGCCGCCGTGCAGCCGGGTGGCCACGCCGGTGACCAGCCCCGAGGTGGCCGAGCGGTGGTGGGTGGCGTTGATCTCGATGCCCAAGGCGATGCGTCCGGGGCCCGCGTGCAGTAGCGCGCCGATCGAGCCCAGCGTCTCCGCCAGCACGCACGAGGCGCCGCCGTGCAGCAGGCCGCGCGGCTGGATGTTGCCCTCGACCGGCATCGTGCCGACCACCCGCTCGGGAGTGGCATCGGTGATCACGATGCCCATCCGTTCGATCAGCGTGTTCCGGTGGGCGGCGCTCATCTGCTCTTCGATGGGCAGGGTGGCCTCGTCGGGGTCGGTCATGGTCAAGGGGATGTCTCCTGTCAGGTGAGTCAGGCTTTCTGTCGTATCAGGAGACTAGGCTTTCGCTGTGCCGAAGAACGAAGCGACCCCCACTCGTCCGTGTCTCCTGCTGCTGGATGGGCATTCACTCGCCTATCGGGCCTTCTACGCCCTGCCGGAGGAGAACTTCTCCACCACCACGGGCCAGACGACCAACGCGGTCTACGGTTTCACCTCGATGCTGGTCAACGTGCTCCGTGACGAGCGGCCGACCCACGTGGCGGTCTGCTTCGACCGTTCCGAGCCGACGTTCCGCCACGAGGAGTACGCCGACTACAAGGCGAACCGGAGCGCGAGCCCCGACAGCTTCCGCAGCCAGATGAGCCTGATCCACGAGGTGCTCGACGCGGTGCGCGTGCCGCACCTGTCGCTGGCCGGATACGAGGCCGACGACCTGATCGCCACCCTCGCCACCCGTGCCGCCGGGCAGGGCATGAACGTGCTGATCGTCACCGGCGACCGGGACGCGCTGCAGCTCGTCGACGAGCGGGTCACCGTGCTGATGACCCGCGTCGGCATCAGCAACATGACCCGTTTCACCCCCGAGGCGGTCCTGGAGAAGTACGAGCTCACCCCGGCGCAGTATCCCGACTTCGCGGCCATCCGCGGCGACTCCAGCGACAACCTGAAGAACATCCCCGGCGTGGGGGAGAAGACCGCGGCCAAGTGGATCCGCGAGTTCGGCTCGCTGGAGGAGCTGGTCAACCGGGTGGACGAGGTCAAGGGAAAGGTCGGCGACAAGCTCCGTGACCACCTCGACCAGGTGCTGATGAACCGGCGCCTCACCCAGCTGATCCGCGACGTCCCGCTGGAGCACGAGGTCTCCGAGCTGACGGTCGGCGCGGCCGACCGCGACGAGATCAACAAGATCCTCGACACGCTGGAGTTCCGCGGCGAGATCCGCGACCGGCTGTTCAAGACGATCGGCTCGCCCGAGGCGGCGACGGAGGAGGGCTTCGAGGTCGAGGTCGTCACCCTCGGCCCCGACGAGGTGGACCCGTGGCTGCGCGCGCTGCCCGAGGGCCGCGTCGGCCTGGCCTTCAAGGGCGAGTACGGCAGCGGCACCGGCCGTGTCGACAGCATCGCCATCGCGGCGGCCGGGGCCGGGGCCGCGTTCATCGACCCGACCACGCTGACCGAGGCCGACGAGGCGGCCCTGCGCGAGTGGCTGGCAGACTCCTCGAAGTCCAAGGCGGTGCACGACGCCAAGGGCCCGATGCTCGCGCTGTGGGCGCAGGGCATGGAGTTGCGCGGCCTCACCTGCGACACCGCGCTGGCCGCCTACCTGGCGACGCCAGGGCAGCGCTCGTTCCCGCTGGAGGACCTGGTGCGGGTCTACCTGCGGCGCGAGCTGCGCGGCGAGGCCGACAACGGCGGCCAGGCCAGCCTCTTCGACGACCAGGACGACGACGCCGCCCAAGACCTGGCCCTGCGGGCACTGGCGGTCGGCGAGCTCGCCGACGCGCTGGAGGCGTTCCTGGAGCCGCTGGGCGGTATTCACCTGATGCGAGACGTGGAGCTGCCGCTCGTCACCGTGCTGGCCGAGCTGGAGCGGGCCGGCATCGCCGCCGGCCGGGAGTATCTCAGCGGCCTGGAGGCCGAGTTCGGCGCCGCGGTCAAGCAGGCGGTCGAGGCGGCACACGCCTCCGTGGGCGGCGAGCAGTTCAACCTGGGCTCGCCCAAGCAGCTCCAGGAGATCCTGTTCGTCAAGCTCAACCTGCCCAAGACCAAGAAGACCAAGACGGGCTACACCACCGACGCCGGCGCGCTGGCCTGGCTGGCCGCCCAGACCGAGCACGAGCTGCCGACGATCATGCTGCGCCACCGCGACCAGGCCAAGCTGAAGGTCACGGTCGAGGGCCTGATCAAGGAGATCGCCGACGACGGCCGCATCCACACCACGTTCAACCAGATCGTGGCGGCCACCGGGCGGCTCAGCTCGGAGAAGCCCAACCTGCAGAACATCCCGATCCGCACCGCCGAGGGCCGCCGCATCCGGCAGGGCTTCGTGGTCGGCAAGGGCTTCGAGACCCTGCTGACCGCCGACTACAGCCAGATCGAGCTGCGCATCATGGCCCACCTGTCCGGCGACGAGGCGCTGATCGCGTCCTTCGAGTCCGGGCACGACTTCCACAAGGCCACCGCGGCCCGGGTCTTCGACACCGAGCCCGAGCAGGTCACCGGGGAGATGCGGGCCAAGATCAAGGCGATGAACTACGGCCTCGCCTACGGACTGTCCGACTTCGGGCTGTCGGAGCAGCTCAACATCCCCGTCTCCGAGGCCAGAGCGCTCAAGGAGGGGTATTTCGAGGAGTTCGGCGGCGTCCGCGACTTCCTCAACGCGATCGTCGCGCAGGCCAGGAACGACGGCTACACCGAGACGATCATGGGTCGGCGCCGCTACCTGCCCGACCTCAACAGCGACAACCGCCAGCGCCGCGAGATGGCCGAGCGGATGGCGCTCAACGCGCCCATCCAGGGTTCGGCGGCCGACATCATCAAGGTCGCCATGCTCAACGTGCAGGGCGCGCTCAAGGAGGCGGCGCTCGGCTCCCGGATGCTGCTGCAGGTCCACGACGAGCTCGTCTTCGAGGTGGCCCCCGGTGAGCTGGAGACGTTGCGCGACCTGGTCACGGACCGGATGAACGCCGCCTACGCCCTGCGCGTCCCACTGGCCGTCTCGGTGGGCGTCGGCCGCACCTGGGAGGACGCCGGGCACTGACCGGACGCCTCCAAGACACCGGGTACTGACCGGACGCCTCTAAGACACCGGGTACTGACCGGACGCCTCCAAGACACCGGGCATTGACGGCCGCCTTCAAGGCGCCGGGGACCGCGCGTGAGCCGGTCGCCGGCCGGATGAACATCGCTCGCTCCCCGCGGGTCCCGCTGGGCGCTGACGACCACCTCCGAGCGGGCGGGTGACCGCCCCTCAGGCAGGGCCGGACTCCGCCGATTGGTCGGGCCTGTCCGAGTCTGTTCTAGGCTGGTGATCCAGTCCGAATAAGCTCGATGGGCCGGGAGTGCTGTGCGGAGTCCAATCCCCCTGACGCAGATCATCATGCTCACCAATGTGGTGGTCGTCGCGGTGGCGGTGGTGGTGCTCCTCGTGCTCCCCGCTCCGCCTGCCCCATCCGGCGCCCCGGGCGCCTCCGGGGCGGGCAAGGCGGCGCCCGGTCCGTCCCAGCCGCCCGCGGCCCCCTCACCGACGCCCGACCTTCCCTCGGCCGAGCTGCCGCCGCCGGTCACCGCGTCGCCGGAGTTCGCACGGCAGGTGAAGGCCAACGAGGCCGGCATGGTCCCGATCCTGATGTACCACCGGATCATCGGCAAGCGGCTGGCGTCGATCGACCGCACGCCCGCCCAGTTGCGCAAGGAGCTGGAGATGCTCGCCAGGGACGGTTACGTGCCGGTCACCGCGCGGGAGTTCGCCATCGGCAGGATGGACATCCCCGCGGGCAAGTACCCGGTCGTGCTGACCTTCGACGACGGTCACCACAGCCACTTCGCCCTGGAGGCGGACGGCACGCCCGCCAAGGACACCGCGGTCGGAATCATCTATCAGGTGGCAAAGAAATACCCGGGGTTCCGGCCCGTCGCCACCTTCTGGGTCAACCGACAGCCCTTCGGCCTGCGAAACGGTGAAGATCAGGCACAGGCCGTGCAATGGCTGACCTCTCGGGGGTTCGAGGTGGCCAACCACACCTGGGGCCACCCCTACCTGCCGAGCCGGCCCAAGAAGAAGATCGCCGAGCAGCTCGCCAGGGTCGAGCGGCTGCTGAAGCAGCTCGGCGTTCCCCCCTCGGAGACGATGGCGCTGCCGTTCGGCGCGATGCCGCGTAAGAGGTCCACGGTGCAGTCGGGGAAGTGGCAGGGTGTCCCCTACCGGTTCAAGGCCATCTTCCTGGCCGGCGCCGAGCCGTCGGTCTCGCCGTTCGTCAAGGACTACGACTGGCGTTCCGTCCAGCGGATCCAGAGCAATGGTAAAAAAGGCGAGTGCCGGAAATGGTGCTCCCAATACTGGCTGGGGTGGCTGAACAAGCACCCCCGCCAGCGCTACACGGCGGACGGCGACCCCGAGCGCATCTCCATCCCACGGGGGCTTCGGGGTAGTATCAGAGCCGACCGGAGACAAATGATCAACACCTATTAGGTGAGATCGTTATCC
This window contains:
- a CDS encoding ABC transporter ATP-binding protein; this translates as MLELRNLVMRFGGVTALREVDLTIKEGEIFALIGPNGAGKTTVFNVVTGVYQPTEGEVRFLDEKISGVKRFKITKRGIARTFQNIRLFHNMTAIENVMVGADAHHKSGMVSVALGLPWHRRAERDGRALAMELLDFVGISRRAQDHAKNLPYGDQRRLEIARALATNPKLLLLDEPAAGMNPAEKVALQQLIRDIRDAGRTILIIEHDMSLIMGISDRIAVLDFGQKIADGLPDEVRTDPRVVEAYLGAPADAS
- a CDS encoding ABC transporter ATP-binding protein; its protein translation is MLLEVKDIHVHYGKIEALKGISVEVNEGEIVTLIGANGAGKTTTLKTISGLRPLSSGGITFDGNDISKMPGHKRVVAGLGQAPEGRGVFPGMTVQDNLLMGAYTRSGDFSTDLDEVYELFPRLKERRTQMGGTMSGGEQQMLAIGRALMAKPKLLLLDEPSMGLAPLIVQQIFSIIEEINRRGTTVLLVEQNAQQALKLAHRAYVLETGKVVKSAPADELLNDPAVQAAYLGGGVSQDLVEEGAGAPAAASAPEEQA
- a CDS encoding DUF4352 domain-containing protein — translated: MRALMILFSGAALTATVLSGCTGEGPVASASPSATPTPTYELPPRPVRPGESPVRAAPVTDGDTRFQVIGLQKGLSGFFGSHAEWQAKGQYVVVRILVENPGRTNSRFDAKRQKLITADGTVHAIDKFAQAIKRQPDTLPLGAQVRIEMDLWYDIPAEAKVSAIMLFGDPPLGVGGTTDGVRVPLS
- a CDS encoding ABC transporter substrate-binding protein, translating into MVVAGALGLAACGGGEATTASPSDGASASAPAAAAGPQVITPGKLTTCTNLPYEPFQFKEGDKVVGFDVDIVDLAAKKLGLTQEIVDIDFAVIKSGAAMAAGKCDVAAAGMTITEERKANIDFSEPYFDATQALLAKKGAGVATLEEVKAKGLKLGAQASTTGLDYVKGKGMDPKEFADSPKELLGLQSGQVDVIVQDLPVVLTWLKKPEIAEKFELVASLDTGEQYGVGLKKGADPVLLKAINDAITTAKSDGTYEQIFVKWFGKKPGELG
- a CDS encoding amino acid ABC transporter permease → MTDQPTTTEPTPGGGAPAGSGLSPRKRQQISRAVQYVVLAAVVVFLALSIEWAELGKNFARLDVAEKTLPELFTIALKNTIIYSVGGFVFAFLLGLLFALMRMSSVRPYRWIAIAYIEIFRGLPALLIFLLILFLPLALSGFQVPGGTYGEGILGLTIVGSAYMAETLRAGLQAVPKGQMEAARSLGMSYTRAMISIVIPQAVRIVIPPTTNQFVSLLKDSSLVLFLGVSGDYVELTKFGNDMASTHANATPILVVGVTYLLVTIPLGYLASRLEKRQAKGR
- a CDS encoding amino acid ABC transporter ATP-binding protein translates to MTPVNHAVEIRDLHKRFGKLEVLKGIDFAVDPGQVVCVIGPSGSGKSTLLRCVNLLEQPTSGRVVVHGVELTDRDVDIDAARRGIGMVFQQFNLFPHMTVLQNVIVSQRRVLKRGKAEAEKIARENLDKVGIGEKCDAYPTQLSGGQQQRVAIARALAMSPALMLFDEPTSALDPELVGDVLTVMRKLAEEGMTMLVVTHEMAFARDVADRVVFMDGGVIVEDGTPEQVIGAPRHERTKTFLRRVLDPTHTDI
- a CDS encoding hotdog fold thioesterase, which produces MSAAHRNTLIERMGIVITDATPERVVGTMPVEGNIQPRGLLHGGASCVLAETLGSIGALLHAGPGRIALGIEINATHHRSATSGLVTGVATRLHGGRTLTSYDIEIVDEQDRRVCSARLSCMLRDA
- the polA gene encoding DNA polymerase I; its protein translation is MPKNEATPTRPCLLLLDGHSLAYRAFYALPEENFSTTTGQTTNAVYGFTSMLVNVLRDERPTHVAVCFDRSEPTFRHEEYADYKANRSASPDSFRSQMSLIHEVLDAVRVPHLSLAGYEADDLIATLATRAAGQGMNVLIVTGDRDALQLVDERVTVLMTRVGISNMTRFTPEAVLEKYELTPAQYPDFAAIRGDSSDNLKNIPGVGEKTAAKWIREFGSLEELVNRVDEVKGKVGDKLRDHLDQVLMNRRLTQLIRDVPLEHEVSELTVGAADRDEINKILDTLEFRGEIRDRLFKTIGSPEAATEEGFEVEVVTLGPDEVDPWLRALPEGRVGLAFKGEYGSGTGRVDSIAIAAAGAGAAFIDPTTLTEADEAALREWLADSSKSKAVHDAKGPMLALWAQGMELRGLTCDTALAAYLATPGQRSFPLEDLVRVYLRRELRGEADNGGQASLFDDQDDDAAQDLALRALAVGELADALEAFLEPLGGIHLMRDVELPLVTVLAELERAGIAAGREYLSGLEAEFGAAVKQAVEAAHASVGGEQFNLGSPKQLQEILFVKLNLPKTKKTKTGYTTDAGALAWLAAQTEHELPTIMLRHRDQAKLKVTVEGLIKEIADDGRIHTTFNQIVAATGRLSSEKPNLQNIPIRTAEGRRIRQGFVVGKGFETLLTADYSQIELRIMAHLSGDEALIASFESGHDFHKATAARVFDTEPEQVTGEMRAKIKAMNYGLAYGLSDFGLSEQLNIPVSEARALKEGYFEEFGGVRDFLNAIVAQARNDGYTETIMGRRRYLPDLNSDNRQRREMAERMALNAPIQGSAADIIKVAMLNVQGALKEAALGSRMLLQVHDELVFEVAPGELETLRDLVTDRMNAAYALRVPLAVSVGVGRTWEDAGH
- a CDS encoding polysaccharide deacetylase family protein, translating into MRSPIPLTQIIMLTNVVVVAVAVVVLLVLPAPPAPSGAPGASGAGKAAPGPSQPPAAPSPTPDLPSAELPPPVTASPEFARQVKANEAGMVPILMYHRIIGKRLASIDRTPAQLRKELEMLARDGYVPVTAREFAIGRMDIPAGKYPVVLTFDDGHHSHFALEADGTPAKDTAVGIIYQVAKKYPGFRPVATFWVNRQPFGLRNGEDQAQAVQWLTSRGFEVANHTWGHPYLPSRPKKKIAEQLARVERLLKQLGVPPSETMALPFGAMPRKRSTVQSGKWQGVPYRFKAIFLAGAEPSVSPFVKDYDWRSVQRIQSNGKKGECRKWCSQYWLGWLNKHPRQRYTADGDPERISIPRGLRGSIRADRRQMINTY